GTTTTGGCGGTCCACGAGGTCCTGATGGTGGTGCAGGTCTGTTAGCAAATCAGATTGATGCAAGCGTGACGCCATCATTATTTCCTTTTCGTACGTCGTGAACTCTCCGCCGTCTGATTCGTAATTGAGAAATGACGGCGATGGTGATGGCGATCGGGAAATGTCGTTGTAGCTTAAGTTCCTCCTGATATTGCTTGTTCCTCCATGAACCGATGTTTTCGAGCTTTCTTTCTCCATCTTCCtctcccccctctctctctctctctagctgCAGGATGAAGAAAACAGATTAAAATTTCCGAAAATTGCAATTTCCAGCAAATCATAAAGGAAATAATTGTGCTTAATTTTGAAGCCTACACATGTGGAGGCGGATTAAGTATTAGAGCGAGGAAGATTATTGGATGTATTACCTGATAAAAAACAGTAATTGGTTGAGGTTTTAGCTGGtctagagagagaaaggagaacTGTAGAGAGAGAAACTGAGACTGGAAATTAATGGAGAAGATGATCAGAGAGACTTTTATAGATAAATGCTTCTGGTTTAAGGGGTAGTTTCGGAAATTTGCGCGACCGTTTAGTTTGTTACTTTGTTTCCCGCACTACTAACTAACTTTTGGGAAGGttcaaaaagaaaatgtaaaatctGAGCTTTGGGTTCTTCTGACCGAATTTGCCCTTCATAAATTCGAGTCTTGCTGGAGTTTGTGAGGGTATTCCGGTAATTATGAGTTGATGCTTGTCAAGCCCTCTGTTGatgcctttattttttttctctcttaaaTATAAGAGTTGGATATCCCCAATACTGAGCTTTTGAATATTGAAATTCAAATAATTCAGTTGACGCCGTAAATATGAGAGTTGGATGTTCCTaacaatttaattttttggtgTTAAGAGTCCTTGAAAATTCAAATCATAATCAAAACGATTTTGAGGggcaaaattttcttcttgCAATGATAGAAAGGAATGACTTATGCTTAAAGGGTTATACTCTTCCCTTGAATTGATTCTTTTAAGTATTAAATTAGATTTCCGTTCTGATTCTTTTAGTTTGAACTTTTGCTAAAAATACCAATTCTAACATATTATTTTCATACAAAATTTTTAGGTTAGGTCATATTATCACATACTGAATTGATAGGGTTATGTGTCACTTTAGACCCAAAATGAATCCTAATCCCCGcccaaacaaaaaataaaggtATCAAACCAAAATGGaccaaaaatattttcctgtaGTATTtgtgactttttcttttttgcggAAAGTGGatgaattgaaaattttttactcaTAATCTTCCACCTTACCATCCAATCTAATCCTACTATCTGTGACTCAGACACTCAATGCTGCTCAAATTTCCAGTATGTATAACAGTCAAATCAAAATGTCCCATTTTTTAGATCTCAAATCAACTTGCAAGCCTTCACACcccaaaaaaaaccaaaaacaaaaagaaaaaagatcagAACTCTTGCTCCGTAATTTCAATGCTGCATTTGCGGTTAGTGACACACTACTATTTGATAACTGTAGTTGCGTAGTTGagaagttttttgtttttttttttgtgggggagggggggggggggttatgGTGATGGTGGTGGTTTTGGGCGTTCCCAATTTCTCTGTCATTGGAAAATTCAATCTATTTTTATCTTGAAATTGATTAAGACATGTGTCATTTGGAAAGAGAATGTTGATGATGGCTTTGTAGTGTTTGCTTCTTTGTTACACCTTTTAACTAACTTGTTCCTCTAATATTCTTCCAATCAAAACTTAAATCATATACGTTTGGTAAAACCCATGATCCCACAATCCCACATTTGGCTTAAGCAATCACTTCTTTCTTGGTATGTCATAGCTGTTAAGCTTAGCTAGCAATGTATTACTTTTCACTGACCTTTACATTAAAGTTTTATCTTCCTTCCCTTTCTGTTAGACTATCTCAACAATCAAGTGTCTAATTTAGTCACAGATCTATGTTGATTTTGCATCTATGGTATTTCCATTTCAGTATGATATACAAGTTGATTAGTTTCTTGAAATCCAGGAATAAGGGCAAGATGAATATGGCCTCCTCTCAGCACATACAATTGGCTGTCTCTTGTGAGATGCACTTCAAACTACAGATTTTATAGTTGTAATTAGATAACTTAATCAAAATGGTTAtcaatttccttttcttgtctTTCCAGTTTGCTCCTTGTCCTTTTCTTGATGGCCATTCCAAGACCAGCAGACAAAGAACTGTGACAATGTCTACGTATTGAATTTACATGAGACCATAAACAGGGCACTTAAACAGATGAGTATAATGCCTGCAGGATCAGATTTTCTTCAGGTGAAACTTATACTGGATAGCTCTAATACCTATGAAGTGGGATAAGGATGTGCAACCTCAACCAACAGCAGAGCAGAATGGGTACTAGGTCACTATCTGAACTGTAAATTCATCAGTGTTTTAATAGTTATCAAATCAACAGTCTATGGATCACAAAAGTTCAGGCATCCACTACACAAACTGCAGGGCTTCTATTACCgttaaaagaattgaaactTCCATGCTAGAAGCAGCTTCCACGCATCCCAAAATTGTTTATCTCATAGAATTAAGAAATCATCAAACAACTGTACTTTCTCaggattttctttttattcttgtATCGCCTGTGCGGTCGATCTGACAGAGGGAAGGTTATTTTGCACACCTGTTTTTTCTGCTTTTTTTCATCTTGTATTTTATTGCGAAAAGTACTCTCTTGATATCTTTGCACCAAACGAAAGACTAGTACTGTCACAATTTGCTTTCTTTAACAAATGGGCTAATAGTTCTTGATCTACACAAGGAATCAAGTCAAACATCATTCAGGAAATAATTTGCAGCAGGAGTAAACTGCAATAACAATTGGGTACAGGAAAGCTGAAATATTAGATATATGTCATGTTCTGTGAGGACATAATTACAGGCTTTACAAGTTTAAGATTGCGGAAATATCGGGGATGCAGGCAAGCAAATTCAAACAATGTGTCAAACATTCTTGTGTTGCTCCGAGAAATGCAAAGAGTAAAACGTCAGGGCATCTTGAAAATGGACACGCAAAAATTTAGTTCTTCAGAAGCTCCGACTAAAATTCACAGAATCAGATTCACATCCACGTATCTTCACAAATTGATCCCTCACCAGTTTTTTAACATCAGATTTAGCTTTTCGAGGTGAATACCGAGATTGCTTGTCCACACTTCAGGTGAAGAAAATGTAGTCAgtaaccaaaaacaaaagaaagaggtAGAGAGATGGCAAGAAAGAGCAAGGCTTACCTTCGtgccttcttcttttctttataTCTTGTCATGTTATTTTCTTTACATTCTAATTGTGCATTCTCCAAATCAGACAAGTTGCTGGAAAGTTGTTGTCTCTTAAAACTGGAACACGGTTCACTGTCCACACATTCAGCACTGAGCCTTGAAAGAGAAAGGGACAATGCTGAATAAGACGGTTGAATTGAAGGATGTTCCTTGGTTGTAGTGAAGTCAGAAGAGCCAACATCATTGTCAACATTGGCTGAATAAGAGATGCAAACTGAAGAAGATGCTGAGACATCCTGTAATGGATAAAGAGAGGCAAggaggaaaaaattaaaaatgaaaaaaaaaggattagcATCCACTCCGGTCTTCGACCTTCGGCCCCAGAATACCTGATGACTAGATCAATACAATGGATACTGCTCAAACAATCATTTGCATATACTAAAAAAATATGATTGTGCCTGTCTGATTGTGTTCATTCAATTCTACAGCTCTAAGAAATacacattttctttttgtttttctttgatATTGTACTTTTTTCAACCCTCACAAAGTTCTGTACAACTTCAAATCGACTGCACATAAATGCTTTGACAGCATGTATTGACAAATGATTTTTACTGTAAGCGGCTTTCTTGTCACTGACTTATCTTCATTATTGTCgctaattttcatttattacaTCTATATGCAGCTTAGACACGTAGCCATATCTGTAATTGTTCTGCTCATTATTTCTTACATTCATTATCTGAATAAcataatctttcttttttttgactctCAAAACACTCTTAAGTTGTATATAATTTCATCCTCTTTGGACTTTACAAGGTGTACTTTTCTGTATGTCAGCCTGGGGGAAGGAGAAGCATCGCAGAGTACAAAAAAGGTGGGCTATTACtttaaatgaaagaaaatttcaaCTGTCAAGTAGCATATCTAGTCTTCAAGATGTATTCTTGATAATTTTGTTACCAGGGAATAATCCTAAATGAACTATTTCCATATCACTGGAGTTTCTATATTCTGATTCTGTAAGGAGGATACGCTGATAATGAGTCCAGACAAAAATAATTTGTACCTCAACTGATCGTTCATAACCATTGTCTGATTTATTAATAGACATATCCTTCTCTACAGAGGAGCATGTCGTATAATTGTCATCAAGCAGAGCTCTAGCTAGCTCTTGCTCGCCTCCAAAGAGCTCTTCGATGTTTTTGAATGTTGAATCCACATCAGGCATGGTAAAATCATCAGAACATCCTAGCTCATCACAAACTCCTAGGTCTTGCATATTTTGAGTCCAAAGCTGCAAATTTTAAGTTTAAGAAAATGTACATGGCGTTTGAAGAATAAACATGTAATTCATTGACAATTAGCATCATGCTTTTGATACTGTTGTATCATACTCATTAACAAACTTAGTAACTAAACAGAAGTATGAATTGCATTTTGGCATCATTAAATTTGTTGAAATGGAAAATCAAGAACCATAAGTTCAGCAACATTCAGTTGTCATTTGGATGGACAAAAAATTTGCGGGAAAATGCTTATCatataaaactaaaagaaaacttTGGATCAGCTTTGTGGTGCCTGGACATCCATTTGAACTTCGTGTCCCAAATGAAACACTAGTATGGCATTTAGTTCCACAAATAAGTGACATACTAACAAGGTCATCATGAATAACTGAAGGTGGTATATGATTATGTTCAGAAGCTGTGATATAGGTAATAAGCCACCAAATCTGTCTCATCATGCAGCAGGAGAAAGGGAAGGCATTATTGGAGGTAAATAAGCTACTAAATCTGTCTCATCCTATAGCaggagaaagaaaagggaaggaTGGGAGGGAAACTAGAGTAGAATGAGAAAGTACTATGCTATGAAGAATGCAAACTAACGATTTTCAAGAACTGTATTAGGTTATAAATCTGATTCTGGcacttaaaaatattaaaaagaaGAATACATTAACTGGTCTTGCTTACCTTAAATTTCTTAGTTTGCAATGTGTAGTAacttaattttcctaaaactaGGACATGTTGATTTACAAAaggtttttcttattttataagAAAAAAAGTATTGATGTGTAAGAAGGACCGCATTTTATCGGAAATAACTGAGAATATCCTTCTCTGTGGTATAGTAAAAAGAGGCACTCCAGTGCACATTAGTGTGGAGTGCGCATTAGTTCCATCATGTTGAATTCATATATGAAACTGAATTTACTTCTTAAGTCATCTTAATGACTCgaaagaaagataaaaaaacCTGGCCACTCTGTACTGGACTTTTACACTGCCAGAAGGAGTCCCCGTCCATCTGTGAGAAAGCAAGTTGAAAAGGTTCAGTAGTTGGATTCTCGTGATGACTGCCGTGAAGATCAGAACCAAGATCAAGAGCATGCTGCAAATGTTGATCAAGATTTTCATGCATCTTCCTTTTTGCGTCGAACTTAAATGAAGACATATCAATTTCCCCTTGGCTTCtcataaaagaaaattttccatcTCCCTGAGTCAGTTGAAGCCTTTTTAAGTCATTAATCTGTTCCAGTACATGGAAAATATTCTTCCTGTGGACAGCAGCCTGCAAAGTTACACATGTAAGTAATCAATCAGCCTACATTCCTTCATCAATCCTTAGAAACAACATGTATAAAGCTTATGTTATCTTATATTAGCGTACCAAGCTCTCAAAAGTTTGAAGAAGGATAATGGTAAACCAACAGCAAGAAACAGATATTATCTACAATGGAGTGGTTAATGTTGACAGCACTAATCTTATAATGTTAATCAAACTCTACTAAGGCAAACCATGGTATAACTTCGACCAAAAGCTAGGAATAAGTAATTTATTTGGAACCTGAATCATTTCAGCAGGATGCATAAAATAGATGTTATGGCATAACTGAAGTAAGATGTACCTGTTTTCCAAATAAAATTTGAGCAGGATAAAAAAGACAACTACAAATTGATCATACTGAAGTAGTTATACTtgttatctcatggttcacttAGGAACTTTCTCAGAGATACCACATAAATGTTTCAATAATCAGTTCATACAAATCTCGAGCATTGGTTGGGGTCCAATCTAACCTGGTAAAGATGCATGTAAGATGCATCTTTGTGTGGTACAGAGTAGTGAAGCGTGGACAGCAATTATATTTAGTGATATTGCTGGTTGCACCACTCCTTTTTCTTTAGGAAAATTTCTTTCCTGTGTCTCTTTTCTCTCCAAGCTAAATAAAACCTCTTGGTTTGCATCCCCTTAATGTTACTCTTTTAGCAGGTAGAATGATTTCAGAAACCATACAGTCCACAAACAATGAAGAATACTGCAAAGGGCTTGAGAATGACCCCAGCAGCTGCACCATGAAGGAGAAGAAATTTGTTTGGGGAGCAAAGGTAATGAAATGCTTGCTCAGGCGTAGTGAATGACAACCATTTGACATAATTGAATCAGCTGTTTCTTTGCTACGTGTT
The nucleotide sequence above comes from Coffea arabica cultivar ET-39 unplaced genomic scaffold, Coffea Arabica ET-39 HiFi ptg000200l, whole genome shotgun sequence. Encoded proteins:
- the LOC113719623 gene encoding putative zinc finger protein At1g68190, giving the protein MEMEKTCEFCLILRPIVYCKADAAHLCLSCDAKVHSANALSNRHTRAIVCESCRYRPSYVQCSDHQMFMCRACDRNQHDLSSQHQRKLMSCYTGCPSAKDFAALWGLDLNELDNDSKSEYQSLPTSSAAVSTGVLTFNNSRQSCSVAGISSVFDVASTTSKLPKVRSRGKDTKAAVHRKNIFHVLEQINDLKRLQLTQGDGKFSFMRSQGEIDMSSFKFDAKRKMHENLDQHLQHALDLGSDLHGSHHENPTTEPFQLAFSQMDGDSFWQCKSPVQSGQLWTQNMQDLGVCDELGCSDDFTMPDVDSTFKNIEELFGGEQELARALLDDNYTTCSSVEKDMSINKSDNGYERSVEDVSASSSVCISYSANVDNDVGSSDFTTTKEHPSIQPSYSALSLSLSRLSAECVDSEPCSSFKRQQLSSNLSDLENAQLECKENNMTRYKEKKKARSVDKQSRYSPRKAKSDVKKLVRDQFVKIRGCESDSVNFSRSF